The DNA segment TGATTCCTGCCTCATGTTGAGAAAACTAGGCCTGTTAATCTTGAAAACATTAAGTGGAGAAGTGTAGACCTAATGGTGCATGTGAATTGGTACAGATCAAAACTCAAGAGGAGTCATAAAAATCCAGGGGAGAATAGGCCTCAGTTGACTGGATTAATAGCAATCGATTTGCCCAACCTAAATGGTATTTTTTTCAGAAAGAGGGGTGCCCAAGCAGTGAAAGTCATGTGTGATAGGTTATTGCCTTGAAAGAGAAGAAATCACACCTATTTATCATTCAAGTTTTTCAAACATCAGAACTCGATGACCAGGTTCAAACAACGGGTAACAGTTCAATCAAAAACAGAGAGCAAAAGTGGTCGGCTGTGATTAGATGAGCCTGATTTATCACACAAGCACAGCACGTGTTTGAAGCAGCGAATGAAGTAAAGAAACTGCCTGTTGAAGACGGGGCCATGGCCTCAGCTTTTAGAACAGTTTGTATGCGGAAAGCCATAATTCTGCCTTGAACAACCTGCCAACAAGTTACCAAGTTGCTGGCAGCAATGGATCATGAAGGTTTAAACTTCCAATATCGATGACCAAACCAGCAAGGCTGGATATCTGAGTAATGCAATCATCTTGGCTCCCCCTTCCAGCAGTTCAATGATGAGATGCCCTAAAGTGTAGAACTGTCAAACTCAGAAGGATGTCCTACATCATTAGTAGTACTTTGGTCTACTGGATTAATATGAACAGACCTAGACTCTGACATCCCAGCAGTTTCTTAGACTGCAAAACTTGGTGAATGCAACCCAATGGGGTCAAGCTCAAACAGTACTGTCACTAACAGTAGAACACAGCAATGGCCACACTCATTTTCCTACCCTAATAAAAATAAAGGAGATGGAGAAAAAGAAGCCCCGATCGATGTAATGAAATTTCCACCCAACCTCTATCCATCCAAAAAAAGCAGCAAAGTTCAAAACTCTAAAATAGTAACAATTTGAATGCAGTCAGATTGAGAACCCACCTCTGGGATCTACTCCTGCCAATGCACCATTCAATCACGGATACTCAGCAGTGACATGGTACAAGTATTTACAGCTGCCTCCAAGCAATCAAGATCAAGGGCAGCTGCATAAATGGAACACCAACCTTTTTCTAACCAAATCGAAACAGGACACCACCCTGCCCCAAACCCGACAGTAACATGTAAACAGTGGTTCCTACGTCCTTCACCTGCAATGACTGATATGACCAAAACCAatgcttccaatcacaaaaacaaacGAAGGTCAATAAATTATAGTGCTGAGAACATTACGAGAAAATCAGAGCACTTGCTTGCTCTGAAGAGTCATTCAATAACAACCAGAGATTTAGAAATAATTAACTCTTGCTTAGCCTTTCCTTAATGACTAAGTAAAGCATTACTCACACTTCCATGATCACATCTGGCTATGTCGAGGCTGCCCTGCACAATTTTTAAGGATGGctcaaatgaaaaatgtcacACAAAAGCTGGACTAATTAAGTCTTAGAAACAAGTTCACAGGACATTGTTTGGTAATTAGTTTCAAAAATGTTAAGATTAGCCAATGGATGTTTGAACAGCTCAATCATTGATTGGGCATGGAATACAGACTTTAGCACACTTAAATACTGCCTAACTCCACTTTGAACACTATTACTGAAGCATTCAGAGCTTTGGTGTGATGAGAAGAAAACTGATTGACAATGGCTTAACAAGATATGGGGTAAAAGAGGCAACAAAGCAGTCAACTCAATTTGGACACAGCtgcctttttaaacagtgaaggCACCTTTCCAGAAACACACCCGGCAAATACATTATCCATTGCGTGATAAACTCCATTTGGAAAGAAAACTTTGCATTTACACAGCATATTTCAAAATCTCAGGAtaccccaaagcactttacagccactGTTTTGTAGGAAGCACTGCATATCATGGAAGTTGGGTAGGGGGAAGAAACTGGATAAAATCCGACGAGCCAGGGCTTGAACTGTGTAATTGAAAATGTGCTTTTGGCTAGTCAGCCTTCTCTGTATTTAAACCAATCAAGCACAGGTCATCGTGATCATGGCCTATACCAGTTTCTTGGCTTCAAAGAAGCTTTTCAGATGCCTCATCTGCCAGATCCCAGTCAGAATGAGGATCAGTGTTTGCACAATGGACCACCATAGGACTCGCTGGTTAGTGCTCTCACTGGTCACCCTGAAACGCTCCTCACGATActggaacagaaaataaaatttagGATATCCATATCTCTTGCAATAGTCATTACTTTTCACCCATGCTACATAAACAACTTGctctgctgtctctccacagacccagccaaacctgctgagttttctgttttcattaaatGTTTTGTTAAACAAAACAGCACactggtggctcactggttagcactgctgcctcacagcaccaggaacccaggtttgattccactctcaagCAACActgcttggagtttgcacattctccttgtgtctgtgcaggacccctccaggtgctctggtcccctcacacagtccaaagatgtgcaggttagggggattggccatgctaaattgctcagtgtccagggatgtgtaggctaggtgcattagccatgggaaatgcagggttacatggacagggtaggggggtgggtctgggtgggatgctctttggagtgtctgtatggacttgatgggccaaatggcctgcttccacactatagggattctttgCTAATCAATAGCAGTTAAACAGTAACTAGACATTTGAGCCCCACAGCAACAATTTCAAAAAGTACAGAGTGCAGTACTAAGCTCAACTTATTGACATGACTTTTTTGACTAGTTTTACTGCTGCATCTAACCCACATACATGTGCCTGATTTCTTATTTATTAGCGTTTTAAGTTTCCATCCCCCTTACTTACAGTAATTCCCTCATTTTCTATTTTGGTCAGTCCTATCCATCTCCCCGGCAATTATATTCCCCCCAATTCATTTATCCCAAAAGCTTTGTCCTTACCTCCCACCTACACAAACAGGTGAACCCTAGATATCCTTCCCACTATCCTCACTTACCCGCTGGTAGTTCTGCTCTTTCTGGATTTGTTCCACCTGTTCAATGAGTTGCCTGACACGGAGTTGGAGCTCTGACAGCTTGTCCTTTGCTGCGATCTCAACATAATCATTGGCATGTTCACCAACCTGGATGTCCAAGTGAACCCGCTGCAGGTAGAAAATTCATTACCCAATGCACAATAACTTAGATGCTCAACTAAATCAGGGAGCATCCTGATCTATATGAGTTAACATTAATATAAAGGTATTCAGACAGGACCACAAGGCTACATTTCAATGCTCCTTTAATTAATAGTGTTCAACAGTGCTCTTTTAAACAATGGATTGGGATTAAAAAGGGGTGTGCAAGAAGGTTACAGTCACACTGGCAAAAGAAAGGACTGGCTCTTAAGCCTACAGCTGAAATACTACAAAAAGAACATGGAAATGTTCAATATGAATGTCAAGAGCTGGTCAAACAAATCCAGATTCATTTATGATCATCAGCCTGATAATTTTCTTTctactttctcctctcacttcaaaCTAAAAGCAAACCCATAAGAAACATTTCATACCTTGGGCAAACATCTTAAACCAAAGAACgttaatttttttcttaaaagctAGCTAAATTGTGGCTGTGAATTACAGGAAACATGACGCTGTTAGATAATGTTTCAAATTAGCTTATCTGGCAATCAAATATGGTCAGCAGAATACTTCCATTTTTTAAATACCTCAAGGGATCAACAgcccctttatccccactgtaTAAGACTTTTCAATGTAATAGGCAATGTATCTAAAGTAATATCACGTTATCACTCCCAGCACAGTTCAGGAAATCCAAATAGTGAGGACGAGGTGAATGATGCAGAACTAAAATTAAAAAGTTAACACTAACATATTTGTTGGATCTTTGATATGATTAAAGTATGAACGGAATTCATTTCAACAGAAAGGAAAGCAATGAAATTCACTAACATTCTTTCCCCATAACTACATTAAAATCAGAACAAATCTTATTCATTAAAagacaaaaaggaaaaataaGCAAAATCTACTTACAAGGAGAAAGTTATACTAAAGAACCTTAGCGAAACCACACTCTCAATAATGTGTATAGATCTAGACCATGTTAtaaaaaggcatttgaaaaggatAGTTTCTGGGATACTAAAACTGAGAGGTTATAACCGTCTTGAAAGACTAAACAGGCTGAGGCTCTTTTCTCTATTCAAAACTAAGAGGTAGTctaaaaaatgctgaaaattgtaACTTGGTTTAATCCAGTAGTTGCAGAAAAGTTGGTTCCACTTGTAAAAGACTCCAAAACTAAGTGCTGTAATGTAAGGTAATCACTAATTTGGGAATACCGTTTGGGAATACAGGAGAAAATTGCTTACTGGAGAAATTATTAGAACATGAATTTGGTCAATGGGATTGGATGACGTTTTCTTTTcccattcattcacagggtgagggtatcaatggttaggccagcatttattgcctttcccaaTTGCCCACagagcagttaagggtcaaccacttAGCTGAGagtttggagtcacgtgtaatTCAGATGATTCGGTTAGGACGGCAGTGTGAATGTCATgtctctaaagaacattagtgaaccaggtggattttccTGACAACAACAGATTTATGGTGAtgtggagacagtaaggactgtagatgctggaagccagagccaacgtgaagctggaaaagtacagcagggcAGACAGTATCCGAGcagcaagaaagtcaatgtttcgggccaaaaccctttgtcgtCAGGAGTCCCAATGAAGGGGAGGTCtcctgacgaagggtttcggcctgaaaagttgactttcctgctcctcggatactgtccgacctgctgtgcttttccagcttcacacttattgATAATGGATTTCTGGTTAACATTAGAGtcggaattccagattttaactgaattcaaattcaaccatctgctgcAGCAGGTTTCGAAACAGGTTCCCataacattacctggatctctggattaacagtccagtgataacaccactcggCCGTTGCCTCCCCAATACAGGATGGAAAGAGGCTCAGCAAAGACCACTTGGGTAAAATGACTACTCTCTACATTGCAAATTTGATGTAAAGTTTTCATAATCAATATCCATTACAGATTTTATGCTTCTTTCCCAAAGACACTGTTTCAGTCTTAGAAATTCTTTCCTTACCAGCATTCCTGatgcaaagagagagagtttggtgGAATTGGAGTGTAGGCAAATCTGGTGCTCTCCTGGAATATGGGAGGTAAATGTGAATCTTCCCTCAGAAGCATACTGCCTTGACAGAATGACCTACACAGCAAAAGACAAACATGAAAACATTAGTTCTGTATTTGATATTAGCTACATTTTTTTATACCTTAATCTGCAGACGTGTCTACAATCTTTTATTGGCTTTTAGAATCATCTCCGGACAAATGCGTAATAATTGCAAAACATTCTGAGAACTATAGACAGTCAGGGTTATAGAAACAGCTTCATACCCCTTTCATTAAAAGACAGTGCCAAGGCAGACTTGCAgattcagaaaacatttttaaaaatatatatttcttcAGAGGATGCGAGTGTCACTATGAGACCAGTTCTTACTGGCCTTCCCTAAGTGAACTTGAGGTGATGTTAAGTGCCTTTTCTttaactgctgtagtccatgcaTTTTAGGCATAGCCACAGTGCATTTAGGGAAGTGAGTTCTAGGGACTAATCCTTGCAACAAAGGAGCAGCAATACAGAACCAGGTCAGGATCGTGCGCAATTTGAAAGGCGGTTGTCTTCCCAAAAGCtctctgcccttgttcttctcaaTAGTAGCATTTGCAGGTTTAGAATGTGCCAAGGGAGCATAAAGGCAAGGAGCAGggataggcctttcagcccctcgagtctattgcaccatttagtaagatcacaGAGTACTCCATGCTCCTGCCTACCCATGATGACCATTCACCTTCcttatcaagaatttatctacctctgtcttcaaaacattaaaaaaaaacactgcatctTTAGGGAAAGcatgttccaaagactcatgacactTAAATTTTCACCTCATCCATGTCTTAAATGGACGACCCCTTATTTTTTAAGCAGTGACCATGACTGCCAGGTCTAAGTTTAAATCACTAAtgaattgctgcaatgcatcttgtacatgCAGCAGGCTGCTGCCATTGTGCACTGATGGTAACAGAATGTGTGATGTGATGGATCAAGTACCAATCAACAAGGCTACTTTGCCCTGAATGGTATTTAACGTGTGTTGTTGAAGTTGCATGTGATTGGGCAAGTGGGgaacattccatctctctccTGTTCACTGTCTTTAGCCAGTGGACAGGCTCTACAGAACTCCCAGCTGCTGTCCCACTCTTACACTTAGGGTACTTATATATTGATGCCTCTACGTTTTTGGTCATTGGTATGATGTTGACATTTGGGAATTCAATAAAGGGAATACTCACACAGGTATGATTTTCAACAATTTCACCTTTGGTCTGCCAGCGTGAACATTACACCACACACTCTGTAGTGACAAAAACCATCATAGGGATACAAATACTGTTTAGCTAAGCTTCTACTTCCAGAAGTAATACAGCAAAGGGAAACTTCCCCGCCAATTTTATCCTGAGTCAAACTGAGCTCTGAATGAAATCAGGTAAAAAATACACAATTTCCCAACACACTCATTTACACAAGCACAACATTTGTTTAAAAAGTGATTTAGTTGAGAAATAAAATCTCAAAGTCATTAGATAGTGCGCTTGAAGTGAGCAAATAAGCAGGCCTGGATCTCTGAACTTGATTATGTTGTACCTTTTCATC comes from the Stegostoma tigrinum isolate sSteTig4 chromosome 13, sSteTig4.hap1, whole genome shotgun sequence genome and includes:
- the LOC125458239 gene encoding transmembrane emp24 domain-containing protein 9-like; the encoded protein is MAVGEWLRGLTVLQLVATLCSGLYFHIGETEKKCFIEEIPDETMVIGNYKTLMYDKQREEYLPSPPGLGMFVEVKDPDEKVILSRQYASEGRFTFTSHIPGEHQICLHSNSTKLSLFASGMLRVHLDIQVGEHANDYVEIAAKDKLSELQLRVRQLIEQVEQIQKEQNYQRYREERFRVTSESTNQRVLWWSIVQTLILILTGIWQMRHLKSFFEAKKLV